A single region of the Sus scrofa isolate TJ Tabasco breed Duroc chromosome 16, Sscrofa11.1, whole genome shotgun sequence genome encodes:
- the FAM105A gene encoding inactive ubiquitin thioesterase FAM105A isoform X1, which translates to MAARRSAAHERDRERPRAPATGNDQVHSWTLVTSQALDTAWRVAKGSVTLAVSLLVATLYYFRRLHVYLGHRLKWWIGYLQRKFKRNLSVEAEVDLLSYCAREWKGETPRAKLMRKAYEELFWRRHIKCVRQVRRDNYDALRSVLFQIFSQGLSFPSWMKEKDIVKLPEKLLFSQGCNWIQQYSFGPEKYTGSNVFGKLRKCVELLKAQWTEFSGMKDYHKRGSMCNILFSDAILEYKLYEALKFIMLYQVTEVYEQMKTKKVIPSLFRLLFTRESSSDPLSFMMNHLNSVGDTCGLEQIDMFILGYSLEVKIKVFRLFKFNSRDFEVCYPEESLREWPEISLLTENDRHYHIPVF; encoded by the exons GAAATGACCAAGTTCACTCCTGGACACTAGTCACCAGCCAAGCCTTAGATACAGCGTGGAGGGTAGCAAAAGGATCCGTGACACTGGCTGTTTCACTTCTGGTGGCCACCCTCTACTACTTCAGAAGGCTGCATGTATATTTAGGGCACCGGTTGAAATG GTGGATTGGATATCTACAGAGAAAATTCAAAA GGAACCTCAGCGTGGAGGCGGAAGTTGATTTACTCAGTTATTGTGCAAGAGAATGGAAAGGAGAGACACCCCGTGCCAAGCTGATGAGGAAG GCTTACGAGGAGCTGTTTTGGCGGCGTCATATTAAATGTGTTCGACAAGTAAGGAGAGATAACTATGATGCACTAAGGTCGGTGCTATTTCAGATCTTCAGCCAGGGCCTCTCTTTTCCATCCtggatgaaagaaaaagatattgtGAAG CTTCCTGAAAAACTGCTCTTTTCACAAGGTTGTAATTGGATCCAGCAATACAGTTTTGGTCCTGAGAAGTATACAGGTTCGAATGTGTTTGGAAAACTGCGTAAATGTGTGGAACTATTGAAAGCACAG TGGACTGAATTTAGTGGCATGAAAGATTATCACAAGAGAGGAAGCATGTGCAACATCCTTTTTTCTGATGCCATCCTGGAATACAAACTTTACGAAGCTCTGAAGTTTATCATGCTGTATCAGGTCACCGAGGTTTATGAACAAATGAAGACTAAGAAGGTCATTCCCAGTCTTTTCCGACTCCTGTTTACTCGGGAAAGCTCATCCGATCCTTTGAGCTTCATGATGAACCACCTGAACTCTGTAGGCGACACCTGTGGCCTGGAGCAG ATTGATATGTTTATACTTGGATACTCCCTTGAAGTCAAGATAAAAGTGTTCAGACTGTTCAAGTTTAACTCCAGAGACTTTGAAGTCTGCTACCCAGAGGAGTCACTCAGGGAGTGGCCGGAGATCTCCCTGCTGACGGAGAACGACCGCCACTACCACATTCCTGTCTTTTAA
- the FAM105A gene encoding inactive ubiquitin thioesterase FAM105A isoform X2, which yields MQKDHWSQPGNDQVHSWTLVTSQALDTAWRVAKGSVTLAVSLLVATLYYFRRLHVYLGHRLKWWIGYLQRKFKRNLSVEAEVDLLSYCAREWKGETPRAKLMRKAYEELFWRRHIKCVRQVRRDNYDALRSVLFQIFSQGLSFPSWMKEKDIVKLPEKLLFSQGCNWIQQYSFGPEKYTGSNVFGKLRKCVELLKAQWTEFSGMKDYHKRGSMCNILFSDAILEYKLYEALKFIMLYQVTEVYEQMKTKKVIPSLFRLLFTRESSSDPLSFMMNHLNSVGDTCGLEQIDMFILGYSLEVKIKVFRLFKFNSRDFEVCYPEESLREWPEISLLTENDRHYHIPVF from the exons GAAATGACCAAGTTCACTCCTGGACACTAGTCACCAGCCAAGCCTTAGATACAGCGTGGAGGGTAGCAAAAGGATCCGTGACACTGGCTGTTTCACTTCTGGTGGCCACCCTCTACTACTTCAGAAGGCTGCATGTATATTTAGGGCACCGGTTGAAATG GTGGATTGGATATCTACAGAGAAAATTCAAAA GGAACCTCAGCGTGGAGGCGGAAGTTGATTTACTCAGTTATTGTGCAAGAGAATGGAAAGGAGAGACACCCCGTGCCAAGCTGATGAGGAAG GCTTACGAGGAGCTGTTTTGGCGGCGTCATATTAAATGTGTTCGACAAGTAAGGAGAGATAACTATGATGCACTAAGGTCGGTGCTATTTCAGATCTTCAGCCAGGGCCTCTCTTTTCCATCCtggatgaaagaaaaagatattgtGAAG CTTCCTGAAAAACTGCTCTTTTCACAAGGTTGTAATTGGATCCAGCAATACAGTTTTGGTCCTGAGAAGTATACAGGTTCGAATGTGTTTGGAAAACTGCGTAAATGTGTGGAACTATTGAAAGCACAG TGGACTGAATTTAGTGGCATGAAAGATTATCACAAGAGAGGAAGCATGTGCAACATCCTTTTTTCTGATGCCATCCTGGAATACAAACTTTACGAAGCTCTGAAGTTTATCATGCTGTATCAGGTCACCGAGGTTTATGAACAAATGAAGACTAAGAAGGTCATTCCCAGTCTTTTCCGACTCCTGTTTACTCGGGAAAGCTCATCCGATCCTTTGAGCTTCATGATGAACCACCTGAACTCTGTAGGCGACACCTGTGGCCTGGAGCAG ATTGATATGTTTATACTTGGATACTCCCTTGAAGTCAAGATAAAAGTGTTCAGACTGTTCAAGTTTAACTCCAGAGACTTTGAAGTCTGCTACCCAGAGGAGTCACTCAGGGAGTGGCCGGAGATCTCCCTGCTGACGGAGAACGACCGCCACTACCACATTCCTGTCTTTTAA